The following proteins are co-located in the Gordonia polyisoprenivorans genome:
- the nudC gene encoding NAD(+) diphosphatase, translating to MGAFVFDQPPLLSRGTFDRADEIRDDPSRMASGWSTARVLLIDPAGRYPVTEERALRWRPAVEIADTPPQDAVFLAHIDVDLWALRVETLDGRTADARRGAARLSADEAGLLATALGILNWHARAQFSPVDGGATRPARGGWVRRHVETGEDEFPRTDPAIITVVHDGADQILLGRQAVWPARWYSTLAGFVEPGESLEQCVIREVHEEVGITVTDPRYLGSQPWPFPRSLMLGFAAVGDPSEPLRFLDGEIGDAVWFHRDEVLEALARGDEWQRDDPEPDADGPRLLLPGSISIAHALITTWAHATP from the coding sequence ATGGGCGCCTTCGTTTTCGACCAGCCGCCGCTGCTGTCCCGCGGCACCTTCGACCGCGCCGACGAGATCCGCGATGATCCGTCGCGGATGGCGTCGGGATGGTCCACCGCCAGGGTTCTCCTGATCGACCCGGCCGGGCGCTACCCGGTGACCGAGGAACGCGCCCTGCGGTGGCGCCCGGCGGTCGAGATCGCCGACACCCCGCCGCAGGATGCGGTTTTCCTTGCCCACATCGACGTCGATCTGTGGGCGCTGCGCGTGGAGACCCTCGACGGCCGCACCGCCGACGCGCGGCGCGGGGCGGCCCGGCTCTCCGCCGACGAGGCGGGCCTGCTCGCAACCGCCTTGGGAATCCTGAATTGGCATGCGCGAGCACAATTCTCGCCGGTCGACGGCGGTGCGACCCGCCCGGCCCGCGGTGGCTGGGTCCGTCGACACGTCGAGACCGGAGAGGACGAGTTCCCGCGGACCGACCCGGCGATCATCACCGTGGTGCACGATGGCGCCGACCAGATCCTGCTGGGCCGTCAGGCCGTGTGGCCCGCGCGCTGGTATTCCACGTTGGCGGGCTTCGTCGAACCCGGGGAATCGTTGGAGCAGTGCGTGATCCGCGAAGTGCACGAGGAAGTCGGGATCACCGTCACCGATCCGCGGTACCTCGGCAGCCAGCCGTGGCCGTTCCCGCGGTCGTTGATGCTCGGCTTCGCCGCGGTCGGCGATCCGAGCGAGCCGCTGCGCTTCCTCGACGGCGAGATCGGTGACGCGGTGTGGTTCCACCGGGACGAGGTGCTCGAGGCACTTGCCCGCGGTGACGAATGGCAGCGCGACGATCCCGAACCCGACGCCGACGGCCCCCGGTTGCTGTTGCCCGGGTCGATCTCCATCGCCCACGCACTGATCACGACCTGGGCGCACGCGACGCCCTGA